Genomic DNA from Streptomyces venezuelae:
AGATCGACGTGGACGGCAACGAGCTGCGGGTCCTGCACGGCGCGCGCGAGCTGATCGCCCGCGACCGTCCGGCGATCTTCCTGGAGCTGGAGTCACGCATCCAGCCGACCGCCCCGATCGTGGAACTCCTGACCGCCCGGCACGGCTACCGGGGCTGGGTGCTGCCGCACGACAGCTGGGTGCCGCTCGACGCGTTCGATCTGGAGACGCACCAGTCCGGCACGTCGTACGTCGTGTCGCAGGGACTGCTGCGCCGCGTCCTCACGCCGCGCCACCCCCGCTACGTCAACTCGGTCCTGTTCCTCCCCGACGGGCACCGCCCGGGAGCGCTCGCGGTGCGCGACGATGGGGTGCATGCCCGCTAGCTCTTCGCCCGCCTCCGGCCCGTTCACCGCGCTGGACTTCCAGCTGGTCCTGCTGCGCCGGATGGCCGACCACAACGCCGACCTCGTGGAGCGCGCACGGCACACGCTGGGTGTCTCCGTCGCGGAGATGCGGGAGGCCAACCGCCGCTGGCAGGCGATGACCCGCTCCTCGCGGTCGCGGAGCGCTGCCTCCCGGTACCGCTCGGTCCTCGGCCCGCCCGAGGCGACGGTCCGCCGCCGGATCGGCGACCTGGAGTGCGAGGCGCTGCTGTGGCCGGTGCCGCTCTGGCCCGAGCTGCGCTTCGAGGTGCTGCGGGCACCGAACGGAGCGGTGTGGAACATGGGGGCACCTCCCATGCTTTTCGAGCTATGGGGGAGGTTGGTGCGCGCGCCGGGGACCGCCGGTCCCGAGCTGCGCACGCTCGACGACCTCACGCCCTGGTCGTGCACGGTCGACGAGGCAGCGCGCGCGTTCGCGCCGGCGCGCCCCATGGAGGGGACGGCGCCGACGCGGTGGGGCCTCGCGTTCGAGGCGGTGGACGGGGCCGGTGAACGGCGGCACTGCGTGGCGGAGTTCACCTGGGGACTGCTGCAGCGGGTGGACGTCAGAGAATGAAGACGCTGCTTGCGGTCTCCGTCCGGTACGTCTCGCCGGGGTACACGAGCCACTCGACCGAGCCGGTGCAGTCGGGCCCGGAGTGGACCTCGACGATGGCGTCGGTGTTGTTGGTGATCGAGGCCGGGAACCAGTCGAATCCGTAGCAGCCGCTCGGATTCACATAGTCCTGGCCGTTGATGTTCAGGATCCCTTCCGCCGCGTACGCCGAGTTCGGCACGGTGAGGGCGAGAGCCGCGGCGATGGCGAGCGCCCCGAGCGTCCTGGCCGGTCCGGCCACGGCGGTCATGCGTCGTCGTTTCACGTTCATGTCGCGCAGCGTAGCGGTTCGAGCACGCACCGTGCGGGCCGTCCTGGTGGCAGAAGCCGGTACGCGGGCTTGTTCGCCGCCTCCAACATCTGCTTATGATTCGGCGGTGTTCGATTCGCGGCACATCAAGACGTTCCACGAGGTGGTCCGGGCCGGTTCGTACTCGGCGGCCGCCCGCTCCCTCGGCTATACCCAGCCGGCGATAACCCAGCAGATGAAGGCCCTCGAACGGTCCGTCGGCACTCCGCTGTTCACCCGCGTCGGGCGCCGCATGCGCCTGACGGAGGCCGGTGAGGCGCTGTCGCGGCACGCGGGGATCATCCTGGACGACATCTCCGCCGCGCAGCAGCAGATGAACGCGATCACGCGGCTGCGCTCGGGGCGGGTCCGGGTCTGCGCGTTCCCCAGCGCCAACGCGACGCTCATCCCGGAGGCCCTCGCGCGGCTCGCCTCGGGGCACCCGGGGGTGCGCGTGGAGCTCCTGGAGGACGAGCCGCCCGAGTCGCTGCGGCGCGTGGTGCGCGGCGAGTGCGACATCACGCTGGCCTTCACGTACCCCGGTCTGCACGACGAGGTGCCCGAGGAGCTCGCGGAGATCCCGCTCATGGAGGACCAGCTGACCGTGCTGCTGCCGTCCGGGCACCGCATGGCGCGCCAGCGTTCGGTCAAGCTCGCCGAACTGGCCGACGAGCGGTGGATCGCGGGCTGCCCGCGCTGCCGCGCGAACTTCCTGCACGAGTGTGCCGAGCTGGGCTTCGCGCCCGAGATCGCGTTCACCACCGACGACAACCTGGTGGTGCAGAGCCTGGTCGCGGAGGGGCTCGGCATCGCGATGATGCCGGGTCTCGTCCTGAACTTCCTCTGCCACAAGAAGGTGACGGGCCGTGCCCTCGATCCGGCGTCGCGGCGCCAGGTGTCGGCGTATGTCCTCAAGGACCATCTGCGGATTCCGGCCACGGCGCTGGTGCTCGACGAGCTGCGGACGGTGGCCGCGAACCGCGTCGGCTGCTGATCACCCCCGGCGTTTCCATAAGGGGAAGTTGGGGGGTCGCCAAAAGACTGTCGTTGGACGTGATGGATCGGGCGGCGCGACGCTGCCCGTATGAGCACTCCGACCGCGTACCGGGCCGCCCGGACCACAGAGCGCCTCGACACCCTCGTCGCCGACGTGCGCGAGGCGGTGGGGCGCGGCCTGCCCCCCGATCTGACCGCGTACCTGGTGGGCGAACGGCTCGCCCCCCACCTGGGCTCAGCCGACCTGCTCACCGACGAACAGCGCGAGGGCGATCCCGAGCACTACCGCCAGCACGTCCTGCACGCCGAGCACGACGGCAGCTTCTCGATCGTGGCGCTGGTCTGGCTGCCCGGACAGCGGACCTCCGTCCACGACCACGTGTCGTGGTGCGTCACGGGCGTGCACGAGGGCGAGGAGCAGGAGCGCCGCTACCGCCTGGTGCCCGCCGCGGGACCCGGTGGCGCGGCCCGCCTCGTCGCGACGGAGGACGTCGTCAACCCGCAGGGCTCGGTGTGCGGTTTCGCGCCGCCCGGCGACATCCACCGGGTGTGGAACGCCTGCGGCACGCTCGCGATATCGATCCACATCTACGGCGCGGACATAGCCCGCCTGGGCAGCAGCGTCCGCCGCGTGTACGAACTCCCGGCCGACCGGTAATGGCGCTGCTCGGGGAACGCGCCAAGTCCCGTACGACACCGATCGCTTCACTCGCCGCCAGACCGCCCGGCAAGCTGCCCGGCCTGGCGCTGGCGGTCGCCGGCGTCGCCGCCGCATGGACCGTGCACCACTTCGTGCCCGGCGTCCCGATGCTCACGGCGGCCGTGGTCCTCGGCATCGCGGCGGCCCATGTGCCGGGCGCGGCGCACGCGTTCGTCCGCGGCCCCGGCAAGGCGGGCCTGACGTTCGCGGGCAAGCGGCTGATGCGGGTAGGTGTCGTGCTGCTCGGCCTGAAGCTGGGTCTGGACGACGTGCTGGGGCTCGGCTGGGCGTCGGTGGGGATGGTGCTCGCCGTGGTCGCGGTGACCTTCCTCGGCACGTGGTGGCTGGGCCGCCGGATGGGACTGCGCGGCGACCAGCCGCTGCTGATCGCCACCGGCTACTCGATCTGCGGCGCCTCCGCGATCGGCGCGGTCAGCGAGGTGTCCGAGAGCGACGAGCGGGACACGGCCACCTCGGTGGCGCTCGTGACCCTGTGCGGCACGCTCGCCATCGCCGTACTCCCGCTGCTGCAGCACCCGTTGGGGCTCGACGACGCGGAGTTCGGGCGCTGGGTCGGGGCGAGCGTGCACGATGTGGGCCAGGTCGTGGCGACGGCGCAGACCGCGGGCGCGGGGGCGCTGGGCGACGCGGTCCTGGTCAAGCTGATGCGGGTGGCGCTGCTCGCGCCGCTCGTCGCTGCGGTGGCCCTCTCGGTACGCGCGCGCCGGCAGGGACGCGGTTCGGCCGAGGGGGGCACTGGCACCAAACGGCCGCCTCTGGTGCCGCTCTTCGTGGTCGGCTTCCTCGCCATGGTGGCGCTGCGCACGACCGGATGGCTCCCCGGCGGTGCGATCGACGCGGCGGGGACGGCGCAGGAACTCCTGCTGGCCGCCGCCCTGTTCGGCCTGGGCAGCGCGGTCGACCTGCCGTCCCTCACGCGCACGGGCGGCCGGGTCGCGGCGCTCGGCCTGGTCTCGTGGGGCGTGATCGCGGGGGTGTCGTACGTGGGTGTGGTGCTGACGTACTGAGGGCGGCGCTCAAGGGCGTACTGGAGGACGCACCCAGTTGGCGCGACCCGAACAACCGATGCGAACGACTGGGCAGTTGTTCCCTGGAACAGGTGATCGTCGCGCCAGGAATTGCGCGAGGCGCACGTGATTGACGATGCTGACGGTGCGCGAGCGACGGACTGCAGACCGTGACCGCGCCCCCCGGCCCATGTCCCATACAAGGCCGGGGAGCAGGACCCGGATCCAGGTCCTGAGCATCCCTGAAAGTCCCACAAGGAGAAGCACCACCATGAACCTCATCACTGACGTCGTCGCCGGTCTCGCCCACTTCCTGGGCTGGCTCGTCTGACGTCACCCGCACCGATCCGCAGCGACGCCGCCTCCCCCGTCCCAGGGGAGGCGGCGTCGCCGTATGTCGCGTCTGCCCCCTCATCGGCGTAAGACTCTCCTGACGACCGGCGCAGATGACGACAACGAGGAGTACGAGACGTGGATCCCCTGTTCCCGGCCCTGCACACCGCCCGCGGCGAGGCGCTCCGGTTCGGCGACCGCTCCCTGACCTACCCCGAACTGGCCTCGGCCGCCGCCTCCTCGGCACAGCGGCTGCGGGACGCCGGCCGGGTCGCCGTGTGGGCGACGCCGTCCCTGGAGACGGCGGTGGGCGTGGTCGCGGCGCTGCTCGCGGGCGTACCTGCCGTGCCGCTCAACCCGAAGTCGGGCGACTCCGAGCTCACCCACATCGTGCGCGACAGCGCGCCGACGCTGGTCCTCGCGGAACCGGGCGCGGAACTCCCGCCCGCGCTGGCGTCCTTGGACCGCCACGACATCGACGTACAGGACGGCGGCGCGACCCGGCCCGCCCCCTCCCTCCCCGAACCGCCCCCGGAGTCCCCCGCCCTGATCGTCTACACGTCCGGCACCACGGGCCCGCCCAAGGGCGCCGTCCTGCCCCGTCGCGCGATCGCCGCCACGCTGGACGCGCTGGAGGACGCCTGGCAGTGGACCGCCGACGACGTCCTGGTGCACGGCCTGCCCCTCTTCCACGTGCACGGCCTGATCCTCGGCACGCTGGGCCCGCTGCGCCGCGGCGGCTCCGTGCGGCATCTGGGGCGGTTCGGCACCGCGGGCGTGACGCGCGAGCTCGGTGCGGGGGCGACGATGCTGTTCGGGGTGCCGACGATGTACCACCGGATCGCAGAGGCCCTCCCGGACGACCCGGAGCTGGCGAAGGCCCTGGCCGGGGCGCGCCTGCTCGTGTCCGGCTCGGCGGCGCTCCCGGTCCACGACCACGAGCGCATCGCCGCCGCCACGGGCCGACGCGTCATCGAGCGGTACGGCATGACGGAGACCCTCATGAACACCAGCGTCCGCGCCGACGGCGCGCCGCGCGCGGGCGCGGTCGGCGTGCCGCTGCCCGGTGTCGAGCTGCGCCTGGTGGACGAGGCGGGCGAGGAGGTCGCGGCGGACGGCCCGGAGGCGGTGGGCGAGATCCAGGTGCGCGGCCCGAACCTGTTCACGGAGTACCTGAACCGCCCGGACGCGACCGCGGCGGCCTTCGCGCCCGGCGGCTGGTTCCGCACCGGCGACATGGCGGTGCGGGACCCCGACGGCTATGTGCGCATCGTCGGCCGCAAGGCCACCGACCTCATCAAGAGCGGCGGCTACAAGATCGGCGCGGGCGAGATCGAGAACGCGCTCCTCGCCCACGAGGGCGTACGGGAGGCCGCGGTCACCGGCGAACCGGACCCCGACCTCGGCGAACGCATCGTGGCCTGGGTGGTCCCCACCGACCCGGACTCCCCGCCGTCCGCCGCGGCCCTGGCGGACCACGTGGCCGCGGCCCTGGCCCCGCACAAGCGCCCACGGGTGGTGCGCTACCTGGAGTCCCTGCCGCGCAACGACATGGGAAAGATCATGAAGCGGTCACTGACCGGGCAGTGATGCCTCCCTCCGCGTCCTGAGAACAGGTCCCGCGAGGGAGCCCCGCGCCGGTCACCGGCGCGGGGCTCCCTCGCGGGGCTACCGCACCCCCACCGCCCGGACGATCTCCTGGGAGACGGCCCCGCCCCGGTCGTCGCGCGCCGAGGCACGCAGCGACAGGGACCGGGCGTCGCGGGGCACCTTCACCTCACCCTCCCAGGCCGCCTTGCTCCCGTCCCGCTCGAGCCGCACGTCCCGCCAGGTCTTCCCCTCGTCGTACGACACGGAGAGCCCGCCGCCGCCGATGGTGCCCGTGGCCGCCGCCCCCTTCACGTACTCGGCGAAGAGCCCGACGTCGACGGTCCGGCCGCCCCGCACCGTGCCCGCGAGGTCCGTGTCGACGTCGAAGCCGAGGTTGATCAGCGGCAGGAACGTCTTCCTGTCCTCTGGGGTCCGCTTCGACTTGAAGGTCCACTCGGCGTGGCCCTTCGTCGCGAGCTGCCA
This window encodes:
- a CDS encoding LysR family transcriptional regulator; its protein translation is MFDSRHIKTFHEVVRAGSYSAAARSLGYTQPAITQQMKALERSVGTPLFTRVGRRMRLTEAGEALSRHAGIILDDISAAQQQMNAITRLRSGRVRVCAFPSANATLIPEALARLASGHPGVRVELLEDEPPESLRRVVRGECDITLAFTYPGLHDEVPEELAEIPLMEDQLTVLLPSGHRMARQRSVKLAELADERWIAGCPRCRANFLHECAELGFAPEIAFTTDDNLVVQSLVAEGLGIAMMPGLVLNFLCHKKVTGRALDPASRRQVSAYVLKDHLRIPATALVLDELRTVAANRVGC
- a CDS encoding acyl-CoA synthetase, which gives rise to MDPLFPALHTARGEALRFGDRSLTYPELASAAASSAQRLRDAGRVAVWATPSLETAVGVVAALLAGVPAVPLNPKSGDSELTHIVRDSAPTLVLAEPGAELPPALASLDRHDIDVQDGGATRPAPSLPEPPPESPALIVYTSGTTGPPKGAVLPRRAIAATLDALEDAWQWTADDVLVHGLPLFHVHGLILGTLGPLRRGGSVRHLGRFGTAGVTRELGAGATMLFGVPTMYHRIAEALPDDPELAKALAGARLLVSGSAALPVHDHERIAAATGRRVIERYGMTETLMNTSVRADGAPRAGAVGVPLPGVELRLVDEAGEEVAADGPEAVGEIQVRGPNLFTEYLNRPDATAAAFAPGGWFRTGDMAVRDPDGYVRIVGRKATDLIKSGGYKIGAGEIENALLAHEGVREAAVTGEPDPDLGERIVAWVVPTDPDSPPSAAALADHVAAALAPHKRPRVVRYLESLPRNDMGKIMKRSLTGQ
- a CDS encoding cysteine dioxygenase family protein; this translates as MSTPTAYRAARTTERLDTLVADVREAVGRGLPPDLTAYLVGERLAPHLGSADLLTDEQREGDPEHYRQHVLHAEHDGSFSIVALVWLPGQRTSVHDHVSWCVTGVHEGEEQERRYRLVPAAGPGGAARLVATEDVVNPQGSVCGFAPPGDIHRVWNACGTLAISIHIYGADIARLGSSVRRVYELPADR
- a CDS encoding YeiH family protein, whose translation is MALLGERAKSRTTPIASLAARPPGKLPGLALAVAGVAAAWTVHHFVPGVPMLTAAVVLGIAAAHVPGAAHAFVRGPGKAGLTFAGKRLMRVGVVLLGLKLGLDDVLGLGWASVGMVLAVVAVTFLGTWWLGRRMGLRGDQPLLIATGYSICGASAIGAVSEVSESDERDTATSVALVTLCGTLAIAVLPLLQHPLGLDDAEFGRWVGASVHDVGQVVATAQTAGAGALGDAVLVKLMRVALLAPLVAAVALSVRARRQGRGSAEGGTGTKRPPLVPLFVVGFLAMVALRTTGWLPGGAIDAAGTAQELLLAAALFGLGSAVDLPSLTRTGGRVAALGLVSWGVIAGVSYVGVVLTY